Within the Aeromicrobium sp. Root236 genome, the region GCACTCGCCCGAGGCGACCTTGCCGAGCCGGGTGTCGACGTTGCCGCGGATCGGCACGACCTCGACGCCGAGGCCCAGTGCGTTGAGCTGCGCCTCGCGGCGAAGCGACCCGGTGCCGACGCGAGCACCCTGCGGCAGCTCGCCGAGGGTGAGGTTGTCGCGGGCCACCAGCACGTCGCGCGGGTCCTCACGCAGCGGGATCGCGGCGAGGACGAGGCGCGGGTCAGGCGCCGTCGGCAGGTCCTTGAGCGAGTGGACGGCGAAGTCGACGTCGCCGCGTACGAGCGCCTCGCGCAGCGCCGCGACGAACACGCCCTGACCACCGAACTCGGAGACGCGCTGCGTGCTGCGGTCGCCCTCGGTGGAGATCGTGACGAGCTCGACCTCGACGCCGGACGCGCGGAGGCGGTCGGCGATCAGGCCGGACTGGGTCACGGCGAGCGCCGACGCGCGGGTGCCGAGGCGGAGGGCGGTCATGCGGACTCCCCCTTGACCTGCGTCACGGCGTCGACCGTGGACTGGTCGAGCGCGAACAGGTCGGCGAGCGCCTCGGCGTACGTGAGGTCGGCGCGGCCGTCGATGAGCTGCTGGACCCGGACGGTCGGGGCGTGGATGAGCTTCTCGGCGACCCGGTGCAGGGCCTTGCGGACCGCGGCGAGCTCGTCGGCGGTCAGGTCGGGGAGCCGCGTCTCGATGCGTGCGAGCTCGGCGGCGACGACGTCGGTCGCCATCGTGCGCAGCGCGACGACGGTCGGCGTGATGTGCGATGCGGCCTTGGCGGCGAGGAACGTACGGACCTCGTCCTCGACGATCGCGCGCACCTGCTCCACGTCGCCGGCGAGCTCGGTGTTCTCACCGAGTCGCGCGAGCACGACGAGGTCGATCAGGTCGATCCCGTCGACGTCGCGGACGCCGGGATCGATGTCGCGCGGCAGCGCCAGGTCGATCAGCGCCATCGAACGGCCGGCACTCGCGCGGGCGATGCGCTCACGGTCGAACACGACGCCGGTCGCGCCGGTGCAGCTGATCAGCACGTCGGTGGCGGCGAGCTCGACGTCCATGGCCTCCCAGCGGACGGCGCTGACGCCGAACGTGGCGACCAGGGCGTACGCACGCTGGAACGTCCGGTTGGCAACCATGATGTGGCTCGGCGCGACGCCGCGATTGATCAGCGTGCGGACGGCCAGACTTGCCATCGTGCCGGCGCCGGCGACCAGGAAGCGGGTGTCCTCGGCGTCGACGACCTCACCGGCGGCGTCGAGGCCGGCCGTGACGATCGACGGGGCGAGCCGGTCGATGCCGGTCTCGGCGTGACCGCGCTTGCCGATGCGCAGCGCCTGCTGGAACAGCGCGTTGAGCGCCGAGCCGACGGTCTGCTCGGCCTGGGCGCTGTGCAGCGCGTCGCGGACCTGACCGAGAATCTGGCTCTCACCGAGGATCATCGAGTCCATGCCGGCGGCGACGCCGAACAGGTGCGCGACCGCGGCCTCGTCGAAGTGGACGTAGACGTGGCGGACGAAGTCGTCGCGGTCGAGGCCCGAGTGCTCGGCGAGGAGGCGCGACACCTCTTCGACCGCACCGTGGAACCGCTCGGCCTCGACGTAGATCTCGACCCGGTTGCAGGTCGAGATGACGACCGACTCGGAGACGAACGGGGCCTCGAGGACGAGGTGCGAGAGCTTGACCGCGGCATCGGTGTCGAGCGACGCGCGCTCGAGCACGTCGATCGGCGCCGACTTGTGCGACATGCCAACCACCAGAACGCTCATGCGCCCACCACCTTGTCGTTCCCGGCCTTGCGCTGCTCGTGATAGGCGAGGATCTGCAGCTCGATCGACAGGTCGACCTTGCGTACGTCGACGCCGTCGGGCACCTGCACGAGAGCCGGTGCGAAGTTGAGGATGCTCGTGACACCGGCCGCGACGAGGCGGTCGGCGACCTCCTGGGCCGCCGTGCCGGGCGTGGCGATGATGCCGATGGAGATCGCGCGCTCCTCGACGATCGCCGGCAGGTCGTCGAGCGAGGAGACCGTGATGCCCGAGATCGTGGTGCCGACACGCTTGGGGTCGGCGTCGACCAGGGCCGCCACGCGGATGCCACGGGTGCTGAAGCCCTGGTAGGCCGACAGCGCGGACCCGAGGTTGCCGACGCCGACGATGACAACGTCCCAGTCCTGGGTCTGGCCGATCTCGCGGGCGATCTGGTAGCGGAGGTACTCGACGTCGTAGCCGACACCGCGGGTGCCGTAGGAGCCGAGGTAGGACAGGTCCTTGCGGAGCTTGGCCGGGTTGACTCCGGCATTCTCGGCGAGGTCGTTGGACGAGCACGTCGAGACGCCCTGCTCGGTCAGCGCGTTGAGCGCGCGCAGGTAGACCGGCAGACGTGCGACGGTGGCATCAGGGATGCCACGAGCGCTGCCGTCCGCGAGGGGCGTGCGAAGTATGGTCACGGTGCTCCTGCACTGCACGGCCGGGGATTATCCCTGTCGGGACTGGCGTGCGGTGCGCCCCCAGTTTAAGAGTTTGTGAACGCGTTAACAAAATCCGAGGACTGAGCGAGCCCTGCGAGCGAACGTCCGAGGAGGTTGAGCGATCCGCGCCGCAGGCGCCAGTCTGTCGAAACCACGCGAGGCGTGTGACCCACGTCACCACAAACCGATGGCATATCTCACATGCGCTTGCGCTTCAGGACGTACGTTCGAGGGCCGCCCGCAGCCGTCCGGCGTCGACCCGCCAGAAGTCGTGCTGAGCCCCGTCGACGAACGTCACCGGCACCTGCTCGGTGAACCGCGACGTCAGGTCGGCGTCGCCGGTGATGTCGACCCGCGCCCACGTGTCACCCGTGTCGGCGCAGATCTCGGCGACCAGCGCTTCGGCCACCTCGCACAGGTGACATCCCGGACGGGAGTAGACGACCACGCGCGCGGCGTCGGCGTGCGCGACCGTCACGACGCGTCGAGGCCGAGCGTCTCGCTGCGGGCCAGGGCGCGCAGCCGGCCCTTGGCGACCTTACCCGTCGCCGAGTGCGGCAGTCCCTGGACCACGACGACGCGCTTGGGCTGCTTGAACCTGGCGAGGCGCGTACGGCAGTGCGCCTCGACCGACTCGATGATCGTCGCCTCGGGCGTCTCCGGGCTCTCCGGCACGACGAACGCGACCACGGCCTCGCCCGTCTCCTCATCAGGCAGGCCGACCACGGCGACCTGCACGACGCCGGGCACCTCAGCGATGACGTCCTCGACCTCGAACGGGTAGACGTTGAAGCCGGAGACGATCACGAGCTCGCGGAGCCGGTCGACGAGTGTCAGGTCGCCGTCCTCGTCGAGGAAGCCGATGTCACCGGTGGGGTACCAGCCGTCGTCGCGCGGCCCGTCGACGCCGTCCGGCCAGTAGCCGGAGAAGAGGTTGTCGCCCTTGACCCAGATCTCGGCGGGGTCACCGGCATGCGCGTCGGCACCGTTGGCCTCGACGATGCGGACGTCGATTCCGGGCAGCGGCCGGCCGACCGAGCCCGCCTTGGGCGCCGTGTCCGGCTCGCGGGTCGAGCCGAACGTCGTCGCGATGACCGGCGCGGTCTCCGTGAGGCCGTAGCCCTGCTCGATGTGCTTGCCCGAGGACGCGAAGAACGTCTCGGCGAGCTCGGGGTCGAGGGCTGATGCCCCCGACAGGATCGTGGTGACGCGGGCGAGCTTGTCGCGCAGGTCGTCCCGGCCGGCCCAGGCCGCCACGACGGGCGGCGCCAGCGGGATGTTGGTGACGCGCTCCTCGACGATCCGGTCGAGCAGCCCGTCGGGGTCGAAGCCGTCGACCAGGAGCACCCGGGCACCTTGGCGTACCGCCTGGCCCAGGACGCAGTTGAGGCCGTAGATGTGGAACATCGGCAGCAGGCCGAGACACACGTCATCGGAGGTCATCGCCGGGGGGTCGAGCCGGGCGATCTGCTCGATGTTGGCGATCAGCGCGCGGTGGGTGAGCATCGCTCCGCGCGGCTTGCCGCTGGTGCCCGAGGTGTAGAGGACGACGGCGAGCGCCTCGGCGTCGGCCGGGGCTGCCGGATCCGTGCCGGCGGCGCCGGCGAGGAACGCCTCGAACGCCGTCTCGCCCTTCTCGGGCTTGGCACCGTCGACGATCACACTGATCTGGTGGTCCTCGGTCACGGCCTCCCGGACCTGGGTCACGCCGGCCTCGTCGCACAGCACGACCCGGGCCATCGAGTCGGCGAGCATGCGCCCGATCTCACGGGTGGTCGATCGCGGGTTGATCGGCACCGCGACCATGCCGCCGCGCAGGATGCCGAAGTAGGCGATCGGCAGGTCGATGCGGTTGGCCATGACGACTGCGACGCGATGGCCGGCCACCAGTCCGCGCGCGGACAGGCCCCGAGCCACGGCGTCGGCCGCGTCGTCGAGCTGACGCCAGGTGACCTCGCGCCGTTCGGCGCGATGCTCGACCAACGCAACGCCATCTGGATCGGTGGACGCAGCGTCGCGGAGGTAGTCGCTGACATTGACTGTCACGCCTCCGAGTCAACCACACGTGGCACGAGCCGGAGGACGTTAGTCTCGGTTACATGTCACGGGACGCACGACCCGATCAGCCCCGCAATCTGCGGGCGAGATCCGTGCTGTCCGGCCAGGCCGCGGCCTCGGCCGCCGAGATCGAGAGCGCGCTGTCGACCGAGCCCGACACGACGGCGGCGGCGTTCTTCGACGTCGACAACACGATCATGCAGGGCGCGTCGATCTTCCACCTCGCCCGCGGCCTCCACCGGCGCAAGTTCTTCACGACCAAGGACATCGCCAAGGCGACCTGGCAACAGCTCTACTTCCGCGTCGCCGGCGTCGAGGATCCTGAGCACATCGCCAAGGCCCGCTCGTCGGCCCTCGCGTTCATCGCCGGCCACAAGGTCTCGGAGCTGGAGGAGATCGGCGAGGAGATCTTCGACGAGCACATGGCGCACAAGATCTGGCCCGGCACCCGCGCCATCGCCCAGTGGCACCTCGACCGCGGTCAGCGCGTCTGGCTCGTGACCGCGGCACCGATCGAGATCGCCAACGTCATCGCGCGGCGCCTCGGCCTGACCGGGGCGCTGGGCACGGTGCCGGCCCACGTCGACGGCGTCTACACCGGCGAGCTCGTCGGCGAGATGCTGCACGG harbors:
- the hemC gene encoding hydroxymethylbilane synthase, producing MTALRLGTRASALAVTQSGLIADRLRASGVEVELVTISTEGDRSTQRVSEFGGQGVFVAALREALVRGDVDFAVHSLKDLPTAPDPRLVLAAIPLREDPRDVLVARDNLTLGELPQGARVGTGSLRREAQLNALGLGVEVVPIRGNVDTRLGKVASGECDAVVVARAGLLRLGRADEATEVIDPLQMLPAPGQGALACECRADDDATIHLLSGLDDSDTRAAVTAERSLLATLEAGCSAPVGALAEIAQGDDGDELWLRAMVGSISGSPTIRLSATGLPSEAAAVGERLAAEMLAEGADTLVAVAS
- a CDS encoding glutamyl-tRNA reductase, translated to MSVLVVGMSHKSAPIDVLERASLDTDAAVKLSHLVLEAPFVSESVVISTCNRVEIYVEAERFHGAVEEVSRLLAEHSGLDRDDFVRHVYVHFDEAAVAHLFGVAAGMDSMILGESQILGQVRDALHSAQAEQTVGSALNALFQQALRIGKRGHAETGIDRLAPSIVTAGLDAAGEVVDAEDTRFLVAGAGTMASLAVRTLINRGVAPSHIMVANRTFQRAYALVATFGVSAVRWEAMDVELAATDVLISCTGATGVVFDRERIARASAGRSMALIDLALPRDIDPGVRDVDGIDLIDLVVLARLGENTELAGDVEQVRAIVEDEVRTFLAAKAASHITPTVVALRTMATDVVAAELARIETRLPDLTADELAAVRKALHRVAEKLIHAPTVRVQQLIDGRADLTYAEALADLFALDQSTVDAVTQVKGESA
- a CDS encoding redox-sensing transcriptional repressor Rex; amino-acid sequence: MTILRTPLADGSARGIPDATVARLPVYLRALNALTEQGVSTCSSNDLAENAGVNPAKLRKDLSYLGSYGTRGVGYDVEYLRYQIAREIGQTQDWDVVIVGVGNLGSALSAYQGFSTRGIRVAALVDADPKRVGTTISGITVSSLDDLPAIVEERAISIGIIATPGTAAQEVADRLVAAGVTSILNFAPALVQVPDGVDVRKVDLSIELQILAYHEQRKAGNDKVVGA
- a CDS encoding glutaredoxin family protein, producing MTVAHADAARVVVYSRPGCHLCEVAEALVAEICADTGDTWARVDITGDADLTSRFTEQVPVTFVDGAQHDFWRVDAGRLRAALERTS
- a CDS encoding class I adenylate-forming enzyme family protein, which produces MTVNVSDYLRDAASTDPDGVALVEHRAERREVTWRQLDDAADAVARGLSARGLVAGHRVAVVMANRIDLPIAYFGILRGGMVAVPINPRSTTREIGRMLADSMARVVLCDEAGVTQVREAVTEDHQISVIVDGAKPEKGETAFEAFLAGAAGTDPAAPADAEALAVVLYTSGTSGKPRGAMLTHRALIANIEQIARLDPPAMTSDDVCLGLLPMFHIYGLNCVLGQAVRQGARVLLVDGFDPDGLLDRIVEERVTNIPLAPPVVAAWAGRDDLRDKLARVTTILSGASALDPELAETFFASSGKHIEQGYGLTETAPVIATTFGSTREPDTAPKAGSVGRPLPGIDVRIVEANGADAHAGDPAEIWVKGDNLFSGYWPDGVDGPRDDGWYPTGDIGFLDEDGDLTLVDRLRELVIVSGFNVYPFEVEDVIAEVPGVVQVAVVGLPDEETGEAVVAFVVPESPETPEATIIESVEAHCRTRLARFKQPKRVVVVQGLPHSATGKVAKGRLRALARSETLGLDAS
- a CDS encoding HAD family phosphatase, whose amino-acid sequence is MSRDARPDQPRNLRARSVLSGQAAASAAEIESALSTEPDTTAAAFFDVDNTIMQGASIFHLARGLHRRKFFTTKDIAKATWQQLYFRVAGVEDPEHIAKARSSALAFIAGHKVSELEEIGEEIFDEHMAHKIWPGTRAIAQWHLDRGQRVWLVTAAPIEIANVIARRLGLTGALGTVPAHVDGVYTGELVGEMLHGEGKATAIRDLAEREGLVLDDCYAYSDSSNDLPMLSLVGHPCAVNPDSTLRAHARANGWRIRDYRTGRKVALVGGKGVMAAIAAGGAWRVLRHRKSRTN